A single genomic interval of Candidatus Gracilibacteria bacterium harbors:
- a CDS encoding PadR family transcriptional regulator, whose product MPQKEETLKITTQMRKGILEYMILSIIGKGESYASDILEILKKNKLLVVEGTLYPLLSRLKDDGLISYYWVESASGPPRKYFRLTENGRETHILMKHIWNELSEAVNTITQ is encoded by the coding sequence ATGCCTCAAAAGGAAGAAACGCTCAAAATCACCACCCAAATGCGAAAAGGTATCCTCGAATATATGATACTTTCTATTATTGGAAAAGGTGAATCCTATGCGTCAGACATACTCGAAATCCTGAAAAAAAACAAGCTCCTCGTTGTCGAATGAACGCTTTATCCGCTTCTTTCTCGTCTCAAAGACGATGGACTCATCTCATATTATTGGGTAGAGTCTGCTTCTTGACCTCCGAGAAAATACTTCCGACTGACGGAAAATGGTCGCGAAACTCATATCCTCATGAAACATATATGGAATGAATTATCCGAAGCAGTCAATACTATTACTCAATAA
- a CDS encoding PspC domain-containing protein: MATFHLSGKSFETSETSKDFLESYIKRLKSYIEMHDISQNYLDDITERLVEKLSQLEKNETTLKDADVIKIVNDIGEPEDIFPESSNEETKHQKTPFRKKQLERNTEKGIIFGVCAGIGDFFEIDVLWVRLGFIFFTIAWGAGIIIYLALAFLLPNGTKPTSKEKTEAKRGIIDQLVSLVGTSFRGIFRLFLIIVFGLIGLGLAGCFVGGVIVSGFLLSGGIEFENQYFPAIIPDSLLIAAPLLTVLSLVVVIAIFGSIIGKNLFGKMGWMMVTLLSGIGFILLAAGGFETFQKYMWSENVIQEQMLNFTGNTLEILNNLDNGYNMHHRLDMEERLMIRKEANRKGISIRSTTTIQSQNQRSAQEIIEKINPLVYTLSGNILTIENASGSDFQSRVPYSFPRRNIEIIIPEEMTIVGTYSDWN; this comes from the coding sequence ATGGCAACTTTTCATCTCTCCTGAAAATCATTCGAAACCTCTGAAACTTCAAAAGATTTTCTCGAATCCTATATCAAACGCCTAAAATCCTATATCGAGATGCATGATATATCTCAGAATTATCTCGATGATATCACGGAACGTCTCGTAGAAAAATTGTCTCAACTCGAGAAAAATGAGACAACTCTAAAAGATGCGGATGTTATCAAAATCGTGAATGACATCGGTGAACCTGAAGATATATTTCCCGAATCGAGCAATGAAGAAACAAAACACCAGAAAACACCATTTCGAAAAAAACAGCTCGAAAGAAATACAGAAAAATGAATTATTTTTTGAGTGTGTGCTGGAATAGGAGACTTTTTCGAGATCGATGTACTCTGGGTACGTCTTGGATTCATTTTTTTCACGATTGCATGGGGAGCGGGAATAATCATCTACCTCGCGCTTGCCTTCTTATTACCAAACGGAACAAAACCAACGTCAAAAGAAAAAACTGAGGCAAAAAGAGGAATCATCGATCAACTCGTCTCGTTGGTCGGAACTTCATTTCGATGAATTTTCCGTTTATTTCTCATTATTGTTTTTGGACTGATCGGACTCGGTCTCGCTGGATGTTTTGTGTGAGGAGTGATTGTTTCCGGATTTCTCCTCTCTGGTGGCATAGAATTCGAGAACCAATACTTCCCTGCCATCATACCTGATTCCCTACTCATCGCTGCGCCACTTCTCACTGTTCTCTCACTCGTCGTAGTGATAGCAATATTTGGTAGTATTATCGGGAAAAATCTCTTCGGGAAAATGTGATGGATGATGGTCACTTTGCTTTCTGGGATTGGATTTATCCTTCTCGCTGCAGGAGGTTTTGAGACTTTCCAGAAGTATATGTGGAGTGAGAATGTTATCCAAGAACAAATGCTTAACTTCACGGGAAACACTCTCGAAATTCTCAATAATCTGGATAACTGATATAATATGCATCATCGACTCGATATGGAAGAGAGGTTGATGATACGAAAAGAAGCAAACAGAAAAGGAATTTCTATTCGAAGCACTACGACAATCCAGTCGCAGAATCAGAGAAGTGCACAAGAAATCATCGAGAAAATCAATCCACTCGTGTATACACTTTCTGGAAATATCCTTACGATCGAGAATGCTTCATGATCTGACTTTCAATCACGCGTCCCATATTCATTTCCGAGAAGAAATATAGAAATCATCATCCCTGAAGAAATGACTATTGTCGGAACGTATAGCGACTGGAACTAG
- a CDS encoding cyclic nucleotide-binding domain-containing protein codes for MSAKIDELYIFDGFSKEEITYFLLMSQTQYVKTGERILSVGDTSNGCAYYINNGSVRIIKGGQEIATLGTGAFFGEIALITDEPRDATVEAVEDTELQVFLKDDFFTLLQRSRHGAELQAEILRRVRQKVKE; via the coding sequence ATGTCTGCAAAAATTGATGAACTCTATATTTTCGATGGATTCTCGAAAGAGGAAATTACGTATTTTCTACTCATGAGTCAGACACAGTATGTAAAGACTGGGGAACGAATTCTCTCTGTCGGAGATACATCCAATGGCTGTGCATATTATATCAACAATGGCTCTGTTCGTATCATCAAGTGAGGACAGGAAATCGCAACTCTCGGTACTGGAGCGTTCTTTGGTGAGATTGCGCTTATTACCGATGAACCACGTGATGCGACAGTAGAGGCAGTAGAGGATACGGAATTACAAGTGTTTTTGAAAGATGACTTTTTCACGCTTTTGCAGCGTTCTCGACATGGTGCAGAACTTCAGGCTGAGATTCTCCGAAGAGTACGCCAAAAAGTAAAAGAATAA